From the genome of Streptococcus lutetiensis, one region includes:
- a CDS encoding ribonuclease Y, with amino-acid sequence MANIIILVVFALIGLIVGYALISIRLKSAKEAAELTLLNAEQDAVNLRGKAELEAEHIRKSAERETKAHRKELLIEAKEEARKYREEIEKEFKSERQELKQMETRLTERASSLDRKDENLTSKEKVLDSKEQSLTDKSRHINEREKQIGELEEQKKAELERVALMTIAEAREIILTETETNLTHEIATRIKDAEREVRDRSNKLAKNILAQAMQRMAGEYVTEQTITTVHLPDDSMKGRIIGREGRNIRTLESLTGIDVIIDDTPEVVVLSGFDPIRREIARMTLEALIQDGRIHPARIEELVEKNRLEMDNRIREYGEAAAFEIGAVNLHPDLIKIMGRLQFRTSYGQNVLRHSVEVGKMAGILASELGENVMLARRAGFLHDMGKAIDREVEGSHVEIGAEFARKYKENPIVVNTIASHHGDVEPESVIAVIVAAADALSSARPGARNESMENYIKRLRDLEEIAKSFDGVQNSYALQAGREIRIMVQPNKISDDEVTIIAHKVREKIENNLDYPGNIKVTVIRELRAVDYAK; translated from the coding sequence ATGGCAAATATTATTATCTTGGTTGTTTTTGCCCTCATTGGTTTGATAGTTGGTTATGCACTGATTTCCATCAGACTTAAGTCTGCGAAAGAAGCTGCAGAACTCACTCTTTTAAATGCAGAACAGGATGCTGTGAATCTACGTGGCAAGGCTGAATTAGAAGCTGAGCACATTAGAAAATCAGCTGAGCGAGAAACGAAAGCTCATCGCAAAGAATTACTGATCGAAGCAAAAGAAGAGGCTAGAAAATATCGAGAAGAGATTGAAAAAGAATTTAAATCTGAAAGACAAGAGTTAAAACAAATGGAGACTCGTTTGACAGAACGAGCGTCTTCTCTTGATCGCAAGGATGAAAATCTAACCAGCAAAGAAAAAGTGTTGGATAGTAAAGAACAAAGTCTAACCGATAAATCTAGACACATTAATGAGCGTGAAAAACAAATCGGAGAACTCGAAGAACAGAAAAAAGCTGAACTAGAACGTGTGGCTTTGATGACGATTGCAGAAGCGCGTGAAATTATTTTGACAGAAACTGAAACTAATTTAACGCATGAAATTGCTACTCGTATTAAAGATGCTGAACGTGAGGTCCGCGATAGGTCTAACAAGCTCGCTAAAAACATTCTCGCTCAAGCCATGCAACGAATGGCTGGTGAATACGTTACTGAGCAAACCATTACAACCGTTCATCTTCCTGATGATAGCATGAAAGGTCGTATTATTGGTCGTGAAGGACGTAACATTCGTACTCTTGAAAGCTTAACAGGGATTGATGTCATCATTGATGACACTCCTGAAGTGGTCGTTCTTTCAGGATTCGATCCAATCCGTCGCGAAATTGCTCGCATGACCCTAGAGGCTTTAATCCAAGATGGTCGTATTCACCCAGCACGTATTGAAGAATTGGTTGAAAAGAACCGTTTGGAAATGGATAACCGTATTCGTGAATATGGTGAAGCTGCTGCTTTTGAAATCGGTGCAGTAAACTTGCATCCTGATTTAATTAAAATTATGGGACGTTTGCAATTTAGAACGTCATATGGTCAAAATGTTCTTCGCCACTCAGTTGAAGTTGGTAAGATGGCTGGTATTCTTGCTAGTGAACTTGGCGAAAACGTTATGCTTGCTCGTCGTGCAGGATTCTTGCATGATATGGGTAAAGCCATTGATCGTGAAGTCGAAGGTAGCCACGTTGAGATTGGTGCAGAATTTGCTCGTAAGTACAAAGAAAACCCAATCGTGGTTAACACAATTGCAAGTCACCACGGCGATGTAGAACCTGAAAGTGTCATTGCTGTTATCGTGGCAGCTGCTGATGCTCTTAGCTCAGCTCGTCCAGGTGCTCGTAATGAGTCTATGGAAAACTACATCAAACGTCTACGTGATTTGGAAGAAATTGCCAAGAGCTTCGATGGCGTTCAAAACAGCTATGCCTTGCAAGCTGGACGCGAAATTCGTATCATGGTGCAACCAAATAAAATTTCCGATGATGAGGTAACAATCATCGCACACAAAGTTCGTGAAAAAATTGAAAATAACCTTGATTACCCTGGTAATATTAAAGTTACAGTTATTCGTGAACTACGTGCAGTCGATTACGCAAAATAA
- the gpsB gene encoding cell division regulator GpsB yields MASIIFSPKDIFEQEFKTSMRGYDKKEVDEFLDDVIKDYESYISQIQELRAENEKLKQELAAKPKAAPATSYVVPQAEHARVAQTATNFDILKRISRLEKEVFGKQITE; encoded by the coding sequence ATGGCAAGTATTATTTTTAGTCCTAAGGACATTTTTGAACAAGAATTCAAAACCAGTATGCGTGGTTACGATAAAAAAGAAGTAGATGAGTTCCTTGATGATGTTATCAAAGATTACGAATCTTATATTTCTCAAATTCAAGAACTACGAGCTGAAAATGAAAAATTAAAACAAGAATTGGCTGCTAAACCAAAAGCAGCACCAGCAACTTCTTATGTTGTTCCACAGGCTGAGCATGCACGTGTTGCTCAAACTGCAACAAACTTCGATATTTTGAAACGTATTAGTCGTTTGGAAAAAGAAGTTTTTGGTAAACAAATCACTGAATAA
- a CDS encoding DUF1273 domain-containing protein codes for MTAILVTGYKSFELGIFQEKDQRIEIIKKAIRHDLIRYFDEGVDWLIFMGNLGFEYWALQVAKELQEEYDFGIATIFTFENHGHNWNEANQVKLSEFKQVDFVKYSYKEYENPSQFRNYNQFLVDNTNGTYLFYDPENETNLKYLVEVMREKGDYPIQYLTFDRLNEFLEDW; via the coding sequence ATGACTGCAATTCTCGTCACGGGCTATAAGAGTTTTGAACTTGGTATTTTTCAAGAAAAAGACCAACGAATCGAGATTATCAAGAAGGCGATTAGGCATGATTTGATTCGTTATTTTGATGAAGGAGTTGATTGGTTAATCTTTATGGGAAATCTTGGATTTGAATATTGGGCGTTGCAGGTTGCAAAAGAGCTCCAAGAGGAGTATGATTTTGGTATTGCTACTATTTTTACTTTTGAAAATCATGGTCATAATTGGAACGAAGCCAATCAAGTCAAATTGAGTGAGTTCAAACAGGTGGATTTTGTGAAGTATTCTTATAAAGAGTATGAAAATCCAAGTCAGTTTCGAAACTACAATCAATTTTTAGTAGATAATACGAATGGCACTTACCTTTTTTATGATCCTGAAAATGAAACAAATTTGAAATATCTGGTAGAAGTCATGCGAGAAAAAGGTGACTATCCTATCCAGTATTTAACCTTTGATCGCCTTAATGAATTTCTTGAAGATTGGTAA
- a CDS encoding THUMP domain-containing class I SAM-dependent RNA methyltransferase, translating to MKKTFNLVATAAAGLEAVVGREIRDLGIDCQVENGKVRFQGDIRTIITTNLWLRAADRVKIVVGEFPARTFEELFQGVYKLDWENYLPLGAKFPISKAKCVKSKLHNEPSVQAISKKAVVKKLQKVYHRPDGVPLQENGAEFRIEVFILKDKVTVMIDTTGASLFKRGYRVAKGGAPIKENMAAAIIELSNWYPDKPFIDPTCGSGTFCIEATMIGMNIAPGFNRDFAFEEWNWVDPDLVQKVRDEAEEKANYDIELDISGFDIDGRMIEIAKKNAEEAGLGDVIKLKQMRLQDLKTDKINGVIISNPPYGERLLDDKAVDILYNEMGQTFAPLKTWSKFILTSDEQFERKYGTQADKKRKLYNGTLRVDLYQFYGERVKRSAITQAKEK from the coding sequence ATGAAAAAAACATTTAATTTAGTGGCAACTGCAGCTGCAGGGCTTGAAGCTGTTGTTGGGCGCGAAATCCGTGATTTAGGGATTGATTGCCAAGTTGAAAATGGTAAAGTACGTTTTCAAGGGGATATTAGAACGATTATTACAACAAACCTTTGGCTCCGTGCGGCAGACCGTGTCAAAATTGTTGTTGGGGAATTTCCAGCACGTACCTTTGAAGAATTATTCCAAGGAGTTTACAAATTAGATTGGGAAAATTATTTGCCTTTAGGTGCTAAATTCCCAATTTCAAAAGCAAAATGTGTCAAATCAAAATTGCACAATGAGCCGAGTGTTCAAGCCATCAGTAAAAAAGCAGTTGTAAAAAAACTTCAAAAAGTTTACCACCGTCCAGATGGTGTTCCTTTGCAAGAAAATGGTGCTGAGTTCAGAATTGAAGTATTTATTTTGAAAGATAAAGTAACCGTTATGATTGATACCACTGGTGCTAGTCTCTTTAAACGTGGTTACCGTGTGGCAAAAGGTGGCGCTCCGATTAAAGAAAATATGGCAGCTGCTATTATCGAGTTGTCAAACTGGTACCCAGATAAACCATTTATCGATCCAACATGCGGTTCTGGAACATTCTGTATTGAAGCTACTATGATTGGGATGAACATCGCACCTGGTTTTAACCGTGATTTCGCCTTTGAAGAGTGGAATTGGGTAGATCCTGATTTGGTTCAAAAAGTTCGCGATGAGGCTGAAGAAAAAGCTAATTACGATATCGAGCTTGACATTTCAGGATTTGATATTGATGGTCGTATGATTGAAATTGCTAAGAAAAATGCAGAAGAAGCAGGACTTGGTGATGTCATCAAATTGAAACAAATGCGTCTTCAAGACCTGAAAACTGATAAAATCAACGGTGTTATCATTTCTAACCCACCTTACGGTGAGCGATTGCTTGATGACAAAGCAGTCGATATCTTGTATAATGAGATGGGACAGACCTTTGCACCACTTAAAACATGGAGTAAATTTATTCTGACCAGCGATGAACAGTTTGAACGAAAATACGGGACACAAGCTGATAAAAAACGTAAATTGTATAATGGTACTCTTAGAGTTGATTTGTACCAATTTTACGGTGAACGTGTTAAACGCTCTGCTATCACGCAAGCAAAAGAAAAGTAA
- the pbp1a gene encoding penicillin-binding protein PBP1A, producing the protein MITIKKKTTKHKRSNKPTSNKAAIKVLRYALITIMSLIVAGFVIGGLVFAFYVSSTPKLTASKLSSTNSSLIYDSNGSLIADLGSEKRESVSANSIPLNLVNAITSIEDKRFFKHRGIDVYRILGAALNNFTSSSTQGGSTLDQQLIKLAYFSTNESDQTLKRKAQEAWLALQMERKYTKEEILTFYINKVYMGNGNYGMLTAAKSYYGKDLKDLSIAQLALLAGIPQAPSQYDPYTNPEAAQNRRDTVLSEMYEDGNITKSEYDTAVATPVTDGLQTLTESTSYAPYLDNYIKEVIQEVSDKTGQNIYSAGLKVYTNVDTDVQKYLWDVYNTDYYVTYPDSDLQVASTIVDVQTGKVIAQLGSRNQDTTVSLGTNQAVLTDRDWGSTMKPITDYAPAIEHGIYTSTSDITSDSKAYWPGTSTQIYNWDRKYYGNMTIQTAIQQSRNVPAVKALESVGLNKAKSFLEGLGIYYPQLYYSNAISSSTSDSDEKYGASSEKMASAYAAFANGGIYYEPQYVNKVEFNDGTSKTFDTSGSRAMKETTAYLMTSMLKTVLTYGTGTEAAISGVYQAGKTGTSNYSDDELAEIEESTGIYNSVVGTMAPDEMFVGYTSQYSMAVWTGYKNRMTPIYGNGLNVAADVYKAMQSYLNEQYGSGSEDFEVPKGVYTSGGYAYLSGSSKYTYSPSSTSVYSNIYGSSSSEESSSSQSSSEESSSSQESSSSQESSSSQESSSSQESQTSETETATENNADSSSTETSN; encoded by the coding sequence GTGATCACAATTAAAAAGAAAACAACAAAACACAAACGATCAAATAAACCCACATCCAACAAGGCAGCTATTAAGGTACTTAGATATGCCTTAATCACTATAATGTCATTAATTGTTGCTGGTTTTGTCATTGGTGGATTAGTTTTTGCTTTTTATGTTAGCAGCACTCCTAAGCTAACAGCTAGCAAACTATCATCTACCAACTCAAGTTTGATTTATGATTCTAACGGCTCACTAATCGCTGATTTAGGTTCTGAAAAACGCGAAAGCGTCTCAGCAAACAGTATTCCACTAAACTTGGTTAATGCCATTACATCAATCGAAGATAAACGTTTCTTCAAGCACCGTGGTATCGATGTTTACCGTATTCTAGGTGCTGCGTTAAATAACTTTACAAGTTCGAGCACTCAAGGTGGATCAACACTTGACCAACAGCTAATCAAATTGGCTTACTTCTCAACAAATGAATCAGACCAAACTTTGAAACGTAAAGCTCAAGAAGCCTGGCTTGCACTCCAAATGGAACGTAAGTACACTAAAGAAGAAATTTTAACTTTCTACATCAATAAAGTGTACATGGGTAATGGTAACTACGGAATGCTAACAGCAGCTAAGTCATACTACGGTAAAGACTTGAAAGATTTGTCTATCGCTCAATTGGCTTTACTTGCAGGTATTCCTCAAGCTCCTAGTCAATACGACCCTTACACAAATCCAGAAGCTGCACAAAACCGTCGTGACACAGTTCTTTCTGAAATGTACGAAGATGGTAACATTACTAAATCTGAATATGATACTGCTGTTGCCACACCGGTTACAGATGGTCTACAAACTCTTACAGAGTCTACAAGCTACGCACCTTACCTTGATAACTACATTAAAGAAGTCATCCAAGAAGTTAGCGATAAGACAGGTCAAAACATCTACTCAGCTGGTCTAAAAGTTTACACAAACGTAGATACTGATGTTCAAAAATATCTATGGGATGTCTACAACACAGACTATTACGTAACATATCCTGACTCTGATTTACAAGTCGCCTCAACAATCGTTGATGTTCAAACAGGTAAAGTTATCGCCCAACTTGGTTCACGTAATCAAGACACAACTGTTTCACTCGGAACTAACCAAGCAGTTCTTACAGACCGCGACTGGGGTTCTACAATGAAACCTATCACAGATTATGCTCCAGCCATTGAACACGGTATTTATACAAGCACTTCTGACATTACTAGCGATAGTAAAGCTTATTGGCCTGGTACTTCTACCCAAATTTATAACTGGGACCGAAAATACTATGGCAATATGACAATCCAAACAGCTATCCAACAATCACGTAACGTTCCTGCTGTTAAAGCACTCGAATCTGTTGGTTTAAACAAAGCTAAATCATTCTTAGAAGGTCTTGGTATTTATTACCCACAACTTTACTACTCAAATGCTATCTCAAGTTCAACAAGTGATTCCGATGAGAAATACGGAGCAAGCAGCGAGAAAATGGCTTCTGCTTATGCCGCATTCGCTAACGGAGGAATTTACTACGAACCTCAATATGTCAACAAAGTTGAATTCAACGACGGCACAAGCAAAACATTTGATACATCTGGTAGCCGTGCAATGAAAGAAACAACAGCATATTTGATGACATCAATGCTTAAAACAGTACTAACTTATGGTACTGGTACTGAAGCTGCTATCTCAGGTGTTTATCAAGCTGGTAAGACTGGTACTTCAAACTACTCAGACGATGAACTTGCTGAAATCGAAGAATCAACTGGTATTTACAATAGTGTTGTTGGTACAATGGCACCTGATGAAATGTTTGTTGGTTACACTTCTCAATATTCAATGGCCGTTTGGACAGGTTATAAAAACCGCATGACTCCAATCTACGGCAATGGTTTGAATGTTGCAGCTGATGTCTACAAAGCTATGCAAAGCTATCTTAATGAACAATATGGTAGTGGTAGCGAAGACTTTGAAGTTCCCAAAGGTGTTTATACAAGTGGTGGCTATGCTTACCTAAGTGGCTCAAGCAAATACACTTACTCACCATCATCAACTTCAGTCTACAGCAACATCTACGGTTCAAGCTCTTCAGAAGAATCTTCATCTAGCCAATCATCTAGTGAAGAAAGTTCTTCATCACAAGAAAGTTCTTCATCACAAGAAAGTTCTTCATCACAAGAAAGTTCTTCATCACAAGAAAGTCAAACTTCTGAAACAGAAACAGCTACAGAAAATAACGCTGACTCAAGCAGCACTGAAACTAGTAACTAG
- a CDS encoding S-ribosylhomocysteine lyase: MSKKEVTVESFELDHTIVKAPYVRLISEEVGPKGDVITNFDIRLVQPNENAIPTAGLHTIEHLLAKLIRERIDGMIDCSPFGCRTGFHLIMWGKHNTTEIAKVIKSSLEEIATVTSWDDVPGTTIESCGNYKDHSLFTAKEWVKLILKDGISDDPFERHVI, translated from the coding sequence ATGTCTAAAAAAGAAGTAACTGTAGAAAGTTTCGAACTTGACCATACAATTGTTAAAGCACCTTATGTCCGTCTTATTTCTGAAGAAGTTGGTCCTAAAGGTGATGTGATTACAAACTTTGATATTCGTCTTGTTCAACCAAATGAAAATGCTATCCCAACTGCTGGGCTGCACACAATCGAACACTTGCTTGCTAAACTTATCCGTGAACGTATCGACGGAATGATTGACTGTTCACCATTTGGCTGCCGTACTGGTTTCCACTTGATTATGTGGGGCAAACACAACACCACTGAAATTGCCAAAGTTATCAAATCAAGTTTAGAAGAAATCGCTACTGTAACATCATGGGATGACGTTCCAGGTACTACTATCGAGTCTTGTGGTAACTATAAAGACCATAGTCTATTTACAGCAAAAGAATGGGTAAAACTTATTCTTAAAGATGGTATCTCAGACGATCCATTTGAACGTCACGTTATCTAA
- the pepC gene encoding aminopeptidase C, with amino-acid sequence MSELSSTFTDKLFADFQADSKLCAVENAVTHNGLLKSLETRQSEMENGHAFSIDLTKDKVANQKASGRCWMFAALNTFRHKMISDLNLEDFELSQAHTFFWDKYEKSNWFLEQVIATADQELGSRKVKFLLDVPQQDGGQWDMVVALFEKYGVVPKVAYPESISSSNSRELNQYLNKLLRQDAQILREAIAAGADEKAVQAKKEELLQEVFNFLAINLGLPPRTFDFAYRDKDNSYHSDKNITPQEFFKKYVGLDLSEYVSVINAPTADKPYGKSYTVEMLGNVVGSRDVRYINLDMERFKELAIAQMQAGETVWFGSDVGQISDRQKGIMATNVYDFDTAMDINFIQDKAGRLDYSESLMTHAMVLTGVDLDENGKSLKWKVENSWGDKVGNKGYFVASDAWMDEFTYQIVVRKEFLTAEERAAYEAEPIILAPWDPMGALASK; translated from the coding sequence ATGTCAGAATTATCATCAACATTTACTGATAAGCTATTTGCTGATTTTCAAGCTGATAGCAAATTATGTGCTGTTGAAAATGCTGTAACTCACAATGGATTGTTAAAATCACTTGAAACACGTCAAAGTGAAATGGAAAATGGCCATGCTTTTTCAATTGATTTAACAAAAGATAAAGTTGCCAACCAAAAAGCATCAGGTCGTTGCTGGATGTTCGCAGCTCTTAACACTTTCCGTCATAAAATGATTTCAGACCTTAACTTGGAAGACTTTGAGCTTTCTCAAGCACACACATTTTTCTGGGATAAATACGAAAAATCAAACTGGTTCTTAGAACAAGTGATTGCGACTGCTGACCAAGAACTTGGTAGCCGTAAAGTAAAATTCTTACTTGATGTTCCACAACAAGACGGTGGTCAATGGGATATGGTTGTTGCACTTTTTGAAAAATACGGTGTTGTACCAAAAGTAGCATACCCAGAATCAATTTCATCAAGCAATAGCCGTGAATTGAATCAATACCTTAACAAACTATTGCGTCAAGATGCTCAAATTTTGCGTGAAGCTATTGCAGCGGGTGCAGATGAAAAAGCTGTTCAAGCTAAAAAAGAAGAACTTCTTCAAGAAGTCTTCAATTTCTTAGCTATTAATCTTGGATTGCCACCACGTACATTTGATTTTGCTTACCGTGATAAAGATAATAGCTATCATTCAGATAAAAATATCACACCACAAGAATTCTTCAAAAAATACGTTGGTTTAGATCTTTCTGAATACGTATCAGTTATCAATGCTCCAACAGCTGATAAACCTTATGGTAAATCATATACAGTTGAAATGCTTGGTAACGTTGTTGGTAGCCGTGACGTTCGCTACATCAACCTTGATATGGAACGTTTCAAAGAATTGGCTATCGCCCAAATGCAAGCTGGTGAAACAGTTTGGTTTGGTTCTGATGTTGGTCAGATTTCAGATCGTCAAAAAGGTATCATGGCAACAAATGTTTATGATTTTGATACTGCAATGGATATCAATTTCATACAAGACAAAGCTGGACGTCTTGATTACAGCGAAAGCTTGATGACACATGCTATGGTTCTTACAGGTGTTGACTTGGATGAAAACGGCAAATCTCTTAAATGGAAAGTCGAAAATTCATGGGGAGATAAAGTTGGTAATAAAGGTTACTTTGTTGCTTCTGATGCTTGGATGGATGAATTCACATACCAAATCGTGGTACGTAAAGAATTCTTGACAGCAGAAGAACGTGCAGCTTATGAAGCTGAACCAATCATTCTTGCACCATGGGATCCAATGGGAGCACTTGCAAGTAAATAA
- a CDS encoding (S)-acetoin forming diacetyl reductase, which produces MVKVAIVTGAGQGIGFAIAKRLHADGFKIGILDYNQETAEKTVQELSPQDAYAVVADVSKREEVAKAFAQVVEHFGELSVVVNNAGVAPTTPLDTITEEVFERTFAINVGGTIWGAQAALAEFKKLGHGGKIINASSQAGVVGNPNLTIYGGSKFAIRGITQTLARDLADYGITVNAYAPGIVKTPMMFDIAHEVGKNAGKDDEWGMQTFAKDITLKRLSEPEDVAKAVSFLAGPDSDYITGQTIIVDGGMQFH; this is translated from the coding sequence ATGGTAAAAGTAGCCATTGTTACTGGTGCAGGTCAAGGAATTGGCTTTGCTATTGCAAAACGTCTTCACGCAGATGGATTTAAGATTGGAATCTTGGATTATAATCAAGAAACAGCTGAGAAAACTGTTCAAGAACTGTCGCCACAGGATGCTTATGCTGTTGTAGCAGACGTTTCTAAACGCGAAGAAGTTGCTAAGGCATTTGCACAAGTTGTTGAGCATTTCGGAGAATTGTCGGTAGTTGTTAATAACGCAGGTGTTGCGCCGACAACGCCCTTAGATACTATCACAGAAGAAGTCTTCGAACGCACTTTTGCCATTAATGTCGGTGGTACTATCTGGGGTGCTCAAGCAGCTTTAGCTGAGTTTAAAAAATTAGGTCATGGCGGTAAAATTATCAATGCTTCTTCACAAGCTGGTGTCGTTGGGAATCCAAATCTAACGATTTATGGTGGTAGCAAATTTGCTATTCGTGGTATCACACAAACCCTAGCGCGTGATTTGGCAGATTATGGTATTACAGTAAACGCCTATGCACCAGGTATTGTTAAAACACCGATGATGTTTGATATTGCTCATGAAGTTGGTAAAAATGCTGGTAAAGATGATGAATGGGGCATGCAAACTTTTGCTAAAGATATTACCCTAAAACGTTTATCTGAACCAGAAGATGTGGCTAAGGCTGTTAGCTTCCTAGCAGGACCTGATTCTGATTATATCACTGGACAAACCATTATTGTGGATGGTGGTATGCAATTCCATTAA
- a CDS encoding cell division site-positioning protein MapZ family protein produces the protein MSEKKDMPSSEEKDGLNFEDVKNLTIEEAVRKGSEMKAGITESDGVLDKYIKQHRDEVTSQKFETKLSDFEDLDTKALDNFIKKQREELVNSGIVSKDVFEETVEPKSEDVVEPVVEAAEVKEVETEPEQAETVDAEKEAAKEVEATTPKVEEAVAAVEEPKEAPVAIPAEEVKEAEKEATSIALSADNKPTSKKKRVIIGGLAVLVVAIFGAGYVLHYTKDSTTTVASSSTSSSQKKTTSSSSAAKKAKKVFDDAYAALFTDDTKTKLKNSEFDKISVLKEKLDDLKGTDFYDAAKKQYDTVAAHITAIKAINALFEKDVIVDGKKVSGTVKADAKFDSLSSDVLNTGDANLDNLLQSVITDGKNQLAAKAQSSSQAQAAANSASQTESNDKAAEAKPAAPASDNSNLQRDKSRVPYNDSAIADSNNPAWTFSDGVLEKIVSTSQARGYFSGNDYILEKVNIINGNGYYNMFRKDGTYLFSINCKTGYFVGNGSGHSDALDY, from the coding sequence GTGTCAGAAAAAAAAGACATGCCATCTTCTGAAGAAAAAGATGGGCTTAACTTTGAAGATGTTAAAAATCTAACCATTGAAGAAGCTGTTCGAAAAGGTTCTGAAATGAAAGCTGGAATTACTGAGTCTGATGGCGTTTTAGATAAGTATATTAAACAGCACCGAGATGAAGTAACATCGCAAAAATTTGAAACAAAATTATCTGATTTCGAAGATTTAGATACAAAAGCTTTGGATAACTTTATTAAAAAACAACGTGAAGAGCTTGTTAATAGCGGAATTGTTAGCAAGGATGTTTTTGAGGAAACTGTTGAACCTAAATCAGAAGATGTAGTTGAACCAGTTGTTGAAGCGGCTGAAGTTAAAGAGGTTGAGACTGAGCCTGAACAAGCAGAAACTGTTGACGCAGAAAAAGAAGCTGCAAAAGAAGTAGAAGCAACTACTCCGAAAGTTGAAGAAGCTGTAGCTGCTGTTGAAGAACCAAAAGAAGCCCCTGTAGCAATTCCTGCTGAAGAGGTTAAAGAAGCCGAAAAAGAAGCAACTTCGATTGCTCTTTCAGCTGATAATAAGCCAACATCTAAGAAGAAACGTGTTATCATTGGTGGTTTAGCAGTTCTTGTTGTCGCTATTTTTGGTGCAGGCTATGTGCTACACTACACTAAAGATTCAACAACTACAGTAGCTAGCTCATCAACTTCATCAAGCCAGAAAAAAACGACATCAAGTTCAAGTGCAGCTAAAAAAGCCAAAAAAGTATTTGATGATGCTTATGCAGCTTTGTTCACTGATGATACTAAAACGAAGTTGAAAAATAGTGAATTTGACAAGATTTCTGTCCTAAAAGAAAAATTGGATGACCTAAAAGGTACTGATTTTTATGATGCTGCTAAAAAACAATACGATACTGTAGCAGCTCACATTACAGCTATTAAAGCAATCAACGCTTTGTTTGAAAAAGATGTTATTGTTGATGGTAAGAAAGTTTCAGGAACGGTTAAAGCTGATGCCAAATTCGATAGCTTATCTAGTGATGTTTTGAATACAGGTGACGCTAACTTGGATAATTTATTGCAATCAGTGATTACTGATGGTAAAAATCAATTAGCAGCTAAAGCACAATCAAGTAGCCAGGCGCAAGCAGCTGCTAACTCTGCCAGCCAGACAGAAAGTAATGATAAAGCAGCTGAAGCTAAGCCAGCAGCACCAGCTTCTGATAATTCAAACCTTCAACGTGATAAAAGTCGTGTTCCTTATAACGACTCAGCGATTGCTGATTCAAATAATCCAGCTTGGACATTTAGTGATGGTGTACTTGAAAAAATCGTTTCAACATCACAAGCTCGTGGTTATTTCTCTGGAAATGATTATATTCTTGAAAAAGTTAATATTATCAATGGTAATGGTTACTACAACATGTTTAGAAAAGACGGAACTTACCTCTTCTCAATTAACTGTAAAACAGGTTATTTTGTAGGTAATGGTTCAGGTCACTCTGACGCTTTGGATTATTAA
- the recU gene encoding Holliday junction resolvase RecU — MVNYPHHLIRKQAAPASRKNTKSTINFANRGMSFEAAINETNNYYLSRDIAVIHKKPTPIQIVKVDYPKRSRAKIVEAYFRQASTTDYSGVYKGRYIDFEAKETRQKTSMPLKNFHAHQIEHMEHVLKQDGICFVLLHFSTIKETYYLPASALVDFYQINLGTKSMPLDYIRKNGYMVTTSSLPQVPYLDIIDQKILGGDHN; from the coding sequence ATGGTTAATTACCCTCATCATCTTATTCGAAAACAAGCAGCCCCAGCTTCTAGGAAGAACACAAAATCAACGATTAACTTTGCTAATCGTGGGATGAGTTTTGAAGCAGCAATCAATGAAACTAATAATTACTACTTATCTCGAGATATTGCTGTTATTCACAAAAAACCAACCCCAATTCAAATTGTAAAAGTTGATTATCCTAAAAGAAGCCGTGCAAAAATTGTAGAAGCTTACTTTCGTCAAGCATCAACAACCGATTATTCTGGCGTTTATAAAGGTCGCTATATTGACTTTGAAGCTAAAGAAACTCGGCAAAAGACATCTATGCCACTTAAAAATTTTCATGCCCACCAGATTGAGCACATGGAACATGTCTTAAAGCAAGATGGGATTTGCTTTGTATTACTTCATTTTTCAACAATTAAGGAAACTTATTATTTACCTGCTAGTGCTTTAGTGGACTTTTACCAAATTAATCTCGGCACCAAATCCATGCCACTTGATTATATCAGAAAAAATGGATATATGGTGACGACAAGTTCACTCCCTCAGGTTCCTTATTTGGATATTATCGATCAAAAAATTTTAGGCGGTGATCACAATTAA